One part of the Bdellovibrio bacteriovorus genome encodes these proteins:
- a CDS encoding glycosyltransferase family 9 protein: MPLNLVVQTAFLGDLLLSIPLLKKCRALWPDHKLGLVCRKGLGDFFVKAGIVDHVYEIEKGKKDTYARIIESLRSENVDHLISPHESMRTVLFCMQIKAAHKVSYKNAWNFLAFQTRVKRDVRLPDAMRQLSLLAPFDPELKKNIEDYVTRAKPYLPADHGLLPAPPEWASMSQREKVLAHSELFQQLKTKFNLQGFENGKAVLIFPGSVWATKRWTEEGFIGVGKALKDQGYEVYVMGGPGEETLSERVAEGIAGSVSLAGKTKIIESAQLIARAALLVGNDSASTHLAAVCETPLIAVFGPTILEFGYRPWSAQSYVVQKEDLRCRPCGKHGHKVCPIKTHVCMKDIPAEEVLRTAGFILR, from the coding sequence ATGCCCTTGAATCTTGTTGTGCAAACCGCCTTTCTGGGCGATCTACTGCTCTCAATCCCGCTCCTTAAAAAATGCCGGGCCTTGTGGCCTGACCACAAGCTGGGGTTGGTTTGCCGCAAAGGTTTGGGCGACTTCTTTGTCAAAGCCGGTATTGTTGATCACGTCTATGAAATCGAAAAGGGCAAGAAAGACACATACGCCCGCATCATTGAATCCCTGCGGTCAGAAAATGTCGATCATCTGATTTCTCCGCATGAATCCATGCGTACGGTTTTGTTCTGTATGCAAATCAAGGCCGCTCATAAAGTCTCTTACAAAAATGCCTGGAACTTTCTGGCTTTCCAAACCCGCGTAAAACGCGATGTGCGTCTGCCGGATGCGATGAGACAGCTCAGTCTTTTGGCGCCGTTTGATCCCGAACTGAAAAAGAACATCGAAGACTATGTCACCCGGGCAAAACCCTATTTGCCGGCAGATCATGGTTTGTTACCAGCGCCTCCTGAGTGGGCGTCCATGAGCCAGCGTGAAAAAGTGCTGGCGCATTCTGAATTGTTTCAGCAGCTAAAGACCAAATTCAACCTTCAGGGGTTTGAAAACGGAAAAGCCGTGTTGATCTTCCCAGGCAGCGTGTGGGCCACCAAACGCTGGACGGAGGAGGGTTTTATCGGCGTTGGCAAGGCGCTGAAAGATCAGGGCTATGAAGTCTACGTGATGGGTGGTCCCGGGGAAGAAACACTGTCAGAACGAGTGGCAGAGGGCATTGCGGGTTCTGTGTCCTTGGCGGGCAAAACCAAGATCATTGAGTCAGCCCAGTTGATCGCCCGTGCCGCATTGCTGGTTGGAAACGACAGTGCGTCGACACACTTGGCGGCGGTCTGTGAAACACCTTTGATTGCGGTGTTTGGTCCCACGATTTTGGAATTTGGCTATCGCCCGTGGTCAGCACAATCTTATGTCGTCCAGAAAGAGGACTTGCGCTGTCGACCTTGCGGCAAGCATGGCCACAAGGTCTGTCCGATCAAAACCCATGTGTGCATGAAGGACATCCCGGCAGAGGAAGTCCTTCGCACGGCCGGGTTTATTCTTCGTTAG
- a CDS encoding sensor histidine kinase — MCWLIGCLALSNDEITSYDQRFQLRGDQKTSPQIVLITIKQSDFAMIYDARTNFLDNMSEVTDITDSFFWNKPLWSELLLRILRQNPQSVGVTLYFGDNIGTVRMTPEDQRIFLDPRIVWASTTNSLERILTPVFTNRDHNNLGSNELRRDEDGVVRRVFPQRAEMPHLVEKITGKKFPTQLAGLAINYRGSARVFKQYSLSEIIYDELPANAFTDKIILIGAETSSAPVYMTPMGTLSRTEILAHITDTVLGDKWIKRLSFAWYAAGFFVLMLMAVFVITTYPQSVALFFILWIGTLLAALSAWVFDTFYFWSPAFSPFVLLATSWIIFIGYQATKIERQNFHLQQEQEYLAQLEQLKNNFVSLISHDLKTPIAKIQAIVDRLMTQHAHETELGQDLKSLRLFSDELNRYIQSILKVLRVESRDFKINKEVADINEIIEEALQHLRPLARERGIQIHTALEPMFSVEFDTTLLKEVVINLIENAIKYTPSGGQIEVISHESEEFVHVLVKDTGEGIKPEDMEKVWGKFTRGSDQDLRTKGTGLGLYLVKYFIELHGGKVTMESKLGLGTTVAFTLPLDAEEDEVLV, encoded by the coding sequence TTGTGCTGGCTTATCGGTTGCCTGGCTTTGTCCAACGATGAAATCACGTCTTACGACCAGCGCTTCCAACTGCGCGGAGACCAAAAAACCTCCCCGCAGATCGTTCTGATCACCATCAAACAATCAGATTTTGCGATGATCTATGATGCCCGAACAAACTTCCTCGACAACATGAGCGAAGTCACCGACATCACCGACAGCTTCTTCTGGAACAAACCCCTTTGGTCCGAACTGCTTTTGCGTATCCTGCGCCAAAATCCCCAGTCTGTGGGCGTGACCCTGTACTTTGGCGATAACATCGGCACGGTTCGCATGACGCCGGAGGATCAGCGCATCTTCCTGGATCCGCGCATCGTGTGGGCTTCAACCACCAATTCCCTGGAACGCATCCTGACCCCGGTCTTTACCAACCGGGACCACAACAACCTGGGAAGCAACGAACTTCGTCGTGACGAAGACGGCGTGGTCCGTCGTGTGTTCCCTCAGCGGGCGGAAATGCCCCACTTGGTGGAAAAAATCACCGGTAAGAAGTTCCCGACCCAATTGGCGGGCCTGGCGATCAACTATCGCGGCTCAGCGCGAGTCTTCAAACAGTACTCTTTAAGTGAAATCATCTATGACGAACTTCCGGCCAATGCCTTCACTGACAAAATCATTTTGATCGGGGCCGAGACTTCGTCCGCTCCGGTGTACATGACCCCGATGGGGACTTTGTCGCGCACAGAAATCCTGGCGCATATCACCGACACGGTTTTAGGCGACAAGTGGATTAAGCGCCTCAGCTTTGCCTGGTACGCTGCCGGTTTCTTTGTGCTGATGCTGATGGCGGTCTTTGTGATCACCACCTATCCGCAGTCCGTGGCCCTGTTCTTTATTCTTTGGATCGGCACTTTGCTTGCGGCCCTGTCGGCGTGGGTTTTTGACACGTTCTATTTCTGGTCCCCGGCGTTTTCTCCGTTCGTACTGCTGGCCACAAGCTGGATCATCTTCATCGGTTATCAGGCCACCAAAATTGAACGCCAGAACTTCCATTTGCAGCAGGAACAGGAATATCTGGCACAGCTGGAACAGTTGAAAAACAACTTCGTCAGTCTGATTTCCCATGACCTGAAAACGCCGATTGCAAAAATTCAGGCCATCGTCGACCGCCTGATGACCCAGCATGCGCACGAAACGGAATTGGGACAGGATCTGAAATCCCTGCGCCTTTTCAGTGATGAACTGAATCGTTATATCCAGTCCATCCTCAAGGTTCTTCGTGTCGAGTCCCGTGATTTCAAAATCAACAAGGAAGTTGCCGACATCAACGAGATCATCGAAGAGGCCCTGCAGCACCTGCGCCCGCTGGCCCGGGAAAGAGGCATCCAGATCCACACGGCTTTGGAGCCGATGTTCTCGGTGGAATTTGATACGACTCTGCTGAAAGAGGTTGTGATCAATCTGATTGAAAATGCGATTAAGTACACGCCCAGCGGCGGTCAGATCGAAGTGATCTCGCACGAGTCCGAAGAATTCGTGCACGTCCTGGTGAAGGACACCGGAGAAGGGATCAAGCCCGAAGACATGGAAAAGGTCTGGGGTAAATTCACGCGCGGTTCCGATCAGGATCTGCGCACCAAGGGAACCGGCCTTGGACTTTATCTGGTTAAATATTTTATTGAACTGCATGGCGGTAAAGTAACGATGGAAAGTAAACTGGGACTTGGGACCACGGTTGCTTTCACCCTGCCGCTGGATGCTGAAGAAGACGAGGTGTTAGTATGA
- a CDS encoding bifunctional riboflavin kinase/FAD synthetase, translating into MQVYQGAKHLSAPLAASVVTIGNFDGVHLGHQQLIENVVREAQYFGVPSVVYTFHPHPVKVLHPERATYRLFDLKDQQEQFEKRGIENVIIEEFTRDFAKVTPQQFLDNYVLKQLNPKTLVVGHDFNFGADRAGNIPFLERYCAEKGIRLIIIPPFQFEGAVVSSTRIREHLKNGEVEKANDLLARTYYLRGHVEKGFQRGRTIGVPTANVHPDVEFIPRQGVYCTLTKIGAHLHPSITNIGVNPTFQENGKGPVKIETHLFDFDAQLYGIEVEVYLLKFLRDEKKFSGIEELKNQIQNDMADARKYFDEHPHS; encoded by the coding sequence ATGCAGGTTTATCAAGGTGCCAAACATCTGAGCGCTCCCTTGGCGGCGTCTGTCGTCACTATAGGGAATTTTGACGGGGTCCATCTGGGCCACCAGCAGCTTATTGAAAATGTCGTGCGAGAGGCTCAGTATTTCGGGGTCCCGTCGGTCGTGTATACTTTCCATCCTCACCCCGTGAAGGTTCTTCACCCTGAAAGGGCCACTTATCGTCTTTTCGACCTGAAAGACCAGCAGGAACAGTTTGAAAAACGCGGCATCGAAAACGTCATTATCGAGGAATTCACCCGGGACTTTGCCAAGGTCACTCCGCAGCAGTTTTTGGATAATTATGTCCTGAAGCAACTGAATCCCAAAACCCTGGTGGTGGGGCATGATTTTAACTTTGGAGCTGACCGCGCCGGCAACATCCCGTTCCTGGAAAGATACTGCGCTGAAAAAGGCATTCGCCTGATCATCATTCCGCCGTTCCAGTTTGAAGGGGCGGTGGTGTCTTCCACGCGCATCCGTGAACACCTGAAAAACGGTGAGGTGGAAAAGGCCAATGATCTTTTGGCACGCACTTACTATTTGCGTGGTCATGTGGAAAAAGGCTTTCAGCGCGGGCGCACCATCGGTGTTCCGACAGCCAATGTTCACCCGGATGTCGAGTTTATTCCGCGTCAGGGTGTATACTGCACTCTAACCAAAATCGGAGCGCATCTGCATCCTTCCATCACCAACATCGGAGTGAATCCCACCTTCCAGGAAAACGGCAAGGGGCCGGTGAAAATCGAAACGCATTTGTTCGATTTTGATGCTCAGCTTTACGGAATTGAAGTGGAGGTTTATCTGCTGAAATTCCTGCGCGATGAAAAAAAATTCTCGGGCATTGAAGAGCTGAAAAACCAGATTCAAAACGACATGGCCGACGCCAGAAAGTATTTTGATGAGCACCCTCATTCGTGA
- a CDS encoding sigma-54-dependent transcriptional regulator, with amino-acid sequence MINKLHTLIVDDEAELRRSVISILKSTMPEIEFTIEEAATGREALDKVKQQQWDLVLMDVKMPEMNGLEALTAIKEHDPRTFVVLMTAHSNLHDAVVAIKEGAYDYVEKPVQPQQLAEIVRKSLEARDLISSLAMSNPVFDDDIESEIVGGSSKMKEVFNLIYRLCKVDTTVLVRGENGTGKELVARAIHFNSPRKSGAFVAINCGAIPENLMESELFGHEKGAFTGAVERKIGKFQLANNGTLFLDEIGELRPDMQVKLLRVLQERKFTPVGSNREVKTTTRIIAATNRNLEKMMEEGEFREDLFYRLNVMPIFLPPLRERSDDIEALAGNFIKKFSKQHGRQITGITPEALDMLKSYRWPGNIRELENIIERSFIVENSHQITVDSLPDSIKLAPKDGTDKTASVGYSGPLDFDAFKEEMEKEFIVSALKANNGRINQTVAQANIPKNTLLRKIRKYGINVKEYTNEE; translated from the coding sequence ATGATCAATAAGCTCCACACACTGATTGTTGATGACGAGGCCGAACTGCGCCGTTCGGTGATTTCGATCCTGAAATCCACCATGCCCGAAATTGAATTCACCATCGAGGAAGCCGCGACGGGCCGCGAAGCCCTGGACAAGGTGAAACAACAGCAATGGGATCTGGTTCTGATGGACGTGAAGATGCCGGAAATGAACGGCCTTGAAGCGTTGACCGCGATTAAGGAACACGACCCCCGCACTTTCGTCGTTTTGATGACGGCGCATTCAAATCTTCATGACGCTGTCGTGGCGATCAAAGAAGGTGCTTACGACTACGTCGAAAAACCGGTGCAGCCACAACAACTGGCCGAAATCGTGCGTAAAAGCCTTGAGGCGCGCGATCTGATTTCGTCTTTGGCGATGTCCAATCCCGTGTTTGACGACGACATTGAATCCGAGATCGTGGGCGGCTCTTCCAAAATGAAAGAGGTCTTCAACCTGATCTACCGTCTGTGCAAAGTCGACACGACGGTTCTGGTGCGTGGTGAAAACGGAACCGGCAAAGAGCTTGTGGCCCGCGCCATTCACTTCAACTCCCCTCGAAAATCCGGTGCCTTTGTGGCCATCAACTGCGGGGCGATCCCGGAAAATCTGATGGAAAGCGAATTGTTCGGCCACGAAAAAGGCGCTTTCACCGGCGCGGTGGAACGCAAGATCGGGAAATTCCAACTGGCGAACAACGGAACCTTGTTCCTGGATGAAATCGGCGAGCTTCGCCCGGACATGCAGGTAAAACTTTTGCGCGTTTTGCAAGAGCGCAAGTTCACCCCGGTGGGCAGCAACCGTGAAGTCAAAACCACGACGCGTATTATTGCCGCCACCAACCGCAATCTGGAAAAGATGATGGAAGAAGGCGAATTCCGCGAAGACTTGTTCTATCGCCTGAATGTCATGCCGATCTTCCTGCCTCCTTTGCGTGAGCGTTCTGATGACATCGAGGCCCTGGCTGGAAACTTCATCAAGAAGTTCTCAAAGCAACACGGCCGTCAGATCACGGGCATCACCCCGGAAGCTTTGGACATGCTGAAATCCTATCGCTGGCCCGGAAACATCCGCGAGCTTGAGAACATCATCGAGCGTTCTTTCATCGTGGAAAACAGTCACCAGATCACCGTGGATTCACTGCCTGATTCCATCAAACTTGCGCCGAAAGACGGCACTGACAAAACAGCGAGCGTTGGTTATTCCGGCCCGCTGGACTTTGATGCCTTCAAAGAAGAGATGGAAAAGGAATTTATCGTCAGCGCTTTGAAAGCCAACAACGGTCGTATCAACCAGACGGTGGCTCAGGCGAACATTCCGAAGAACACCCTGCTGCGCAAGATCCGCAAGTACGGCATCAATGTGAAGGAATACACTAACGAAGAATAA